Proteins from a single region of Hordeum vulgare subsp. vulgare chromosome 6H, MorexV3_pseudomolecules_assembly, whole genome shotgun sequence:
- the LOC123403957 gene encoding early nodulin-like protein 1 → MSSHRSCGPVALLACVALMAAVAGAAQYNVGGDNGWGVPGAGAESYNTWAEKTTFQVGDQLVFVYPKDKDSVLLVAPADYNACNTNTYDKQFTDGNTVFDLDRAGAFFFISGVDANCRANEKLIVMVAAAAAAAKGAPTPTQGSPAATTPPSDPSGGAPPNSPATPNAPAGAASSSTPAKGAPPGAASGAGLTVAGLAGSFAAWFGYAMLAF, encoded by the exons ATGTCGAGCCATAGATCTTGTGGCCCGGTAGCGCTGCTCGCCTGCGTCGCCCTGATGGCGGCGGTGGCCGGCGCGGCGCAGTACAACGTCGGCGGCGACAACGGGTGGGGCGTGCCCGGCGCCGGCGCCGAGTCCTACAACACCTGGGCCGAGAAGACCACCTTCCAGGTCGGCGACCAGCTCG TGTTCGTGTACCCCAAGGACAAGGACTCCGTGCTGCTGGTGGCGCCGGCCGACTACAACGCCTGCAACACCAACACCTACGACAAGCAGTTCACCGACGGCAACACCGTCTTCGACCTCGACCGCGCCggcgccttcttcttcatcagcgGCGTCGACGCCAACTGCCGCGCCAACGAGAAGCTCATCGTCatggtcgccgccgccgccgccgccgccaagggCGCGCCCACGCCGACCCAGGGCTCGCCCGCAGCAACGACCCCGCCGTCTGATCCCTCGGGTGGCGCACCGCCAAACTCCCCGGCAACGCCCAATGCTCCGGCCGGCGCGGCGAGCAGCTCGACGCCAGCCAAGGGCGCGCCTCCTGGTGCCGCCAGCGGCGCCGGCCTCACGGTGGCAGGCCTCGCCGGCTCGTTCGCGGCGTGGTTTGGATACGCCATGCTTGCTTTCTAG